Part of the Schaalia odontolytica genome is shown below.
GTCAGGTTGATTTCTGCGAAGTCCCGCATATCCTGGCCTTCGCCTCCCTGCTGTACGCCGGACCCACCCTCCACGACGGGCCGCCATACATCCCCACCGACTTCGTGCGGGCGATTCGTACCCTCGATGTCCGCGGCGCCCAGGATGTTCTCAATGACCTGGTGACGTATGGCCCCGCCGAGTCGCACTTTGCGCGTGACTGTGTCGCCGGGCGCTGGAGTGTCGTTACCTGCGTGCGTGAGGAGAAGCGTCGTGGAAAGTGGCACCCGGGCGCGCACTTTGAGTGCTTTGTGACCGACCACCTCCACGCCCTCATTCATGCACCCCTCGACGTACAGGCTCTCTCCCGGTTGTCAGCCGATCCGACGCTGGACGCCCCGCCTCGCGCGGCGGTCTGGGCCATGGCGATGGGGCTCCTGGCCGCGTAGATGACGAAAGCCAGTTGGTCGCGGCTGCCGCGAGCAAGTGAGCGGCGCGACTGTGGTACCACGGCCGAGTAACGCCGAGCGGCAGCTGGCCGCGTGGCGTCGTGACCGCGGCAAGTTCGCGGGTACGCACCCATACGAAGGGACGCGCGGGAACGTGCGAAACCGGCACCGCCCCTGCGTACCTTGTGGTTTGAGCAGGTGAAACCGGCACCGCCCCTGCATGCCGAAATTGGCTTGAATCGTGGTGTTGTGGGCGTGCAGGGGTGGTGTGGGTTTCACGCGGTGGAGGATGACCTGTGCCGGGGTGTCCTGGGTCTCACCCGGCGGCGGGATGCGCCCGCGCCACTCCACACGAAAAAACACCCCGCGACGCAACACGGCAAGAAACCGCGCAACGCTGCAAGATGCGACGCAACACGGCAAGACATCGCGCAACATGGCAAGAAACCGCGCAACACGGCAAGAAACCGCGCAACACGGCAAGAAACCGCGCAACACGCGGGGGGCGGAGCCGCCTGGCTCCGCCCCCCGTCGCATGCGTCAAGACCGCTGACTCACTCGTTCCCCGTGAAGTCGGCGACGGCCTCGTCCAGGCCCGCGCGGCGGATGCGGACGAGCGAGAGGAACGCCAGGCCGGCGGCCAAGGCGATGCCGAGGCCTCGCACCAGCCAGGACTCGCCGACGAAGATCATCGCCATGGCAGCCAGGACGGGCACCAAGAGTGTGAACGCGTAGCCGACGTAACGACCGAAGGACGGCATGGGAACGCCGTCGGACTCGGCGACCGACTTAACCATGAAGTTCGGGCCGTTGCCGATATAGGTGATCGCGCCGCAGAACACGGCGCCCAGCGAGATCGGGACCAGGTAGTACTCGGGCACCCCGGCCACGAGCGCCCCCTCGCCGCCGGAGGCCTTCGCCATCTCGAAGAACGTCATGTACGTGGGCGCATTGTCCAGGACGGAAGACAGACCGCCCGTGAACACGAAGTACGTCATGCGGGTCAGCGGCAGGGATGGGGCGATCTGCTCGAGGTAACGCAGCGCCGGCGCCATCGTCGAGAAGATGCCGATAAACAGGGTTGCGACCTCCATGATGGGCGTCCACGTGAAGGCGTTCTCCTCGAATCGGACCTTCTTGTCCGAGAGCTTGTAGGACAGCCCCGCCACCGCAAACATGATGAGCTCGCGCCAGGGAACCAGCTCCGTCCACGAGTGAACGTGTCCCTCGGCCAGCGCCTCGCCGTCCCAGGAGGGGGCGAAGGCGACGGAGAGGATGATGATCGCGAAGAAGAGGAGGTTGATGGCCCCGTGCAGGCGCAGGGGCTGGACGTCGCGGTCGTCGGCCTCAATGGAAGCGGTGTCCTCGGAGGCGTAGCGGACCCGGTCGATGGAGTAGTAGGACAGGAGGAGCAGCATAAGGACGAAGAGCCACTCCTTCCACAGCGCGAAGGTCCATGTGAAGGGCACGCCGTGCAGGTAACCGAGGAAGAGTGGCGGGTCGCCCAGGGGGGTGAGTATGCCGCCGCAGTTTGCCACGATGAAGATCGTGAAGAGGACCGTGTGCACGCGGTGCTGACGTTCCTTGTTCGTCTCCAGGAGCGGGCGGATGAGGAGCATCGCGGCGCCCGTCGTTCCGATGAACGAGGCGAGCAAGCCGCCGATCGCGAGGAAGATCGTGTTGTTGCGCGGGGTTGCCTTGATGTCGCCTGCGAGGTGAATGCCTCCGGAGACGACGAACAGCGCGAACAGCAGGGCGATGAACTGGACGTATTCCACGCCCGTGGCGATGAGCGGGCTGGTGCCCGCCTTCACGAACATCCAGATCGTGGTGGGCACGCCCAGGGCCAGCGCGACGGTCAGCTGGGAGGATTCCTTTTCCCACCAGTGCGAGGTCTTCGGGATGATGGGCAGGAGCGCGATGCAGGCGAGCATCGCGACGAAGGGGAGAAGGCTCCACCAGGGGTAGGTCATCGGCCGCTCCTTGGTTCACGGTTGGGACGAGGCCCATTTTATTGGGGCGGCTGCGCCCAGGCGCGGGGTGTTCCGCGAGGTGAAAGGGGCTCGGGTCACGAGGCGTGGGCGCGGCGGATCCGCGAGCGCGGCGCGGGTATGGGTGGCGCCCCGAACAGGACTCGAACCTGCGACCTCTTGCACCGGAGGCAAGCGCTCTATCCGCTGAGCTATCGGGGCAGCTCGGCCAGTTTAGCAGGCTTCATACGCCCGCGCGTAACGGTGATGTGTGCCATACTGGTCGGTGTTTCTTGTCTGATAACTCTTCGGGAGGATTCTATGCGCGTTCACATCGGCACCGATCACGCCGGTTTTGAGCTGAAGGAAAAGGTTGTCGCCCACCTGCGCGAGGCCGGTCACGACGTCGTGGACCATGGCGCATACGCCTACGATGCCCTCGACGACTACCCGCCGTTCTGCATCGAGGCGGCACAGGCGGTCGTGGACGAGCCGGGAAGCCTCGGCATCGTCATCGGCGGCTCGGGCAACGGCGAGCAGATGGCCGCCAACTGCGTGGAGGGGGTGCGCGCAGCCCTCGTGTGGTCGGAGGCGACCGCGCGCCTGGCTCGCGAGCACAACGATGCCAACGTCGTGGCGGTCGGTGCCCGCCAGCACAGCGAGGAGGAGGCCATCGCCCTCATTGACGCGTTCCTGGAGACGCCCTTCAGCGGGGACGAGCGTCACCAGCGTCGCATCGACCTGATGAAGGACTACGAGCGTTCCGTGCGCGCCTGAGAGACGCTGACGGTAGGGGAACGGGGCCGGTGGCGAACACCGGCCCCGTTCCCCGTGCCCTGCCCGGTGTGTTGCTGCCCTGTCGGCGTCTGCGGCGGAGCAGCCGATCTCCTACGACGTGCCCTGCCCGGTGAGCGGCGGCCTTGTCGGCGTCTCGTCGGTCCGCCTCGCCACCGTTCGCGGGTAGTCCTTCCGGCCAACTGTTCTGCCAGGCCGAATCGGCTACTCGTCGTGGTGGTCCGTCGGCCTACGTGCCTCGCGGATAGGATTGGGCGTTACCGATGATGGCGACCCCGCCGTCCTGGGAGCTACGCGCCTCGCGGATAGGTTATGAGCATGCGGATAGGTTATGAGCATGTGGATAGGCAAATAACCTATCCGCGAACGACCTAGCCTATCCACGAGTGGCTAACCTATCCGTGAACGTGCGGCTACGGACAGCAGTTTCGACGGGCTCAAACGAGCCGTCGAAACCTATCCGAGAATGCGCGGCCATGGCGTTTCGTCCCCGAGTGCTCACCGTCATGCCGCGCTCGAAGGGCGGCAGCGATGACGTCCCTGCCTCGTCCCCGAGTGCCTACCCCTGGCCGGTCAGGGTCAGGTAGACCAGGAAGAGGTTGAGGGCCACGATGACCGCGGCGATGAAGAAACCGCACACCCGCAGGACGGTGGTGTTTGCGTACTCGCCCATGACCTCGCGCTTCGCGGTCAGCGACATGAGGGGAATGATCGCGAAAGGAATGCCGAAGGAAAGAGCCACCTGCGAGACGACGAGGGACCACGTGGGTTCGGCGCCCGCCCCGAGGATGACGAGCGCGGGGATCAGGGAGACGAGCCGACGCACCAGGAGCGGCACCCTGACGTGGAGCAGGCCGCTCATGATCTCGCTTCCCGCGTAGGCGCCCACCGACGTGGAGGCCAGGCCCGAGGCCAGCAGCCCGACCGCGAAGACCGTGCCGACGAGGGGACCGAGGGTCGCGGAGATTGCGGCGTGCGCCCCCTCGATCGTGTCGGTGCCGCTCTGCCCGGCCAGGGCCGCCGCGGCCAGGAGCAACAGGCCGATGTTGACCAGCCCCGCGACGCCCAGCGCCCAGTAGATGTCGATGCGGGTCGCGCGCAGCAGGCGAGCGAGGTGCCCGGGGGAATGCCGGGCGTCGCAGGTGGAGGGGAGCGCGGGGTCCGCCTCGTGGTCGTTGACCAGCGACGAGTGCAGGTAGACCGCGTGGGGCATGACCGTGGCGCCCAGCATCGACGCGGCAACCAGCACGGAATCGGTGCCGCGGAAGCGGGGGAGGAGGCCCGAGGCGACCCCCGCGCCGCTCGGAGGAGCGACGACCAGTCCCGCCAGGAACCCCAGCGTGATGATGGCGAGCAGCGCGACAATGATGGCCTCGAAGCGGCGTTGGCGCCCACCACCTTGGACGAGGAGGAGCCCCATCGACACGACGCCGATGATGACCCCGCCCCACAGGAGGGGCAGGCCGAAGAGGAGGTGGAGGGCGAGGGCGCCCCCGATGACCTCGGCGAGATCGGTCGCCGCGGCCACGACCTCGGCCTGCAGCCAGAAGGCGATGCGCCCGGGGGGTGCCATGCGCTCTCCGAGCAGGGCGGGCAGGGACTTGCCGGTGACCAGGCCGAGCTTGGCGGAGAGATACTGGATCACCATCGCGAAGATGTTGGAGGCGAGGAGCACCCAGACTAGGAGGTAGCCGTAGCGTGCGCCGGCCGTGATGTTGGCGGCGACGTTTCCGGGGTCGACGTAGGCGACGGCCGCGACGAATGCGGGGCCGAGGAGGGGGATGAGTGTGCGGTGGTGGGTGTCCGAGGTGGTCATGGGTTCCTCGCAGACGACGGATGCGATTCGGCTACCCGAAATTCTACGCGCGTCGCGGGAGATCCGGGTGCTTCCCGGGCGCGATTGTGGCCACGTGTGGCCAGGTTTTCATTCCCGCGCGGGACAAGAGCTCGCGGTCACAAGCCAAAACCCCGTAGTCTTGGGGTGTGACTCCTGAAGAACTTGCTTGCCTCATCCGCTCGACGCTGCTGGACGCTGCCGCCGCCGGGCGCATCTCCATCGATCCCGCGCTGGTTCCCGACCCCGTGACCGTGGAGCGCCCCCGCATTCGCGAGCACGGCGACTGGGCCACCAACGTCGCCATGCAGCTGGGCAAGAAGGCCGGGATGGCCCCGCGCGACTTCGCCCAGATCCTTGCCGAAGACCTGAGCGGGGCCGAGGGTATCGACTCCGTCGAGGTCGCGGGTCCCGGCTTCATCAACATCCGACTGGGAGCCGGGGCCGCGGGCGAGCTCGCCCGCACCATCGTCGAGGCCGGAGCCGAATACGGTCGCAACGAGACCCTGGCGGGCCGCTCGATCAACCTGGAGTACGTCTCCGCCAACCCGACCGGCCCCGTGCACCTGGGTGGAGCACGCTGGGCGGCCGTCGGCGACTCTCTTGCCCGCCTCATGGCGGCCTCCGGCGCCGCCGTGACCCGCGAGTACTACTTCAACGACCACGGCTCGCAGATCGACCGCTTCTCCCATTCTCTCTACGCGCGCGCCATGGGCCGGGAGGTGCCCGAGGACGGCTACGGCGGCCAGTACATCGCCGACATCGCCGAACAGGTGCGCGCCGACGCGCGCGCCGCGGGAGAGCCGGACCCGATCACCCTGCCCGAGGAGGAGGCCATTGAGGTCTTCCGCGCTCGCGGCGTGGAGCTGATGTTTGCGGAGATCAAGGAGCGCCTGCATTCCTTCCGCGTGGACTTCGACGTGTTCTTCCACGAGGACTCGCTGCACTCCTCCGGCGCGGTGGCCGACGCCATCGCTCGCCTGCGCGAGCGCGGGGAGATCTTCGACGAGGGGGGCGCGGTGTGGTTGCGCACCACCACCTACGGTGACGACAAGGATCGCGTCCTCATCAAGTCCGACGGCCAGGCCGCCTACTTCGCGGGAGACGTCGCCTACTACCTGAACAAGCGCGAGCGCGGCGCCGATGCGGCCATCTACCTGCTGGGCGCGGACCACCACGGCTACATCGGACGCATGATGGCCATGTGTGCGGCGTTCGGGGATAAGCCGGGCGTCAATCTGCAGATCCTCATCGGACAGCTGGTCAACCTCGTCAAGGATGGCGAGCCCGTGCGCATGTCCAAGCGTGCCGGCACGATCGTCACCCTGGACGACCTGGTCGACGCGGTGGGCGTGGACGCGGCCCGCTACGCCCTCGTGCGGGTGTCCATGGACACCCAGGTCGACATCGACCTCGACCTGCTCTCCCAGCACTCCAACGACAACCCGGTGTACTACGTGCAGTACGCGCACGTGCGCACCTGCAACGTTGCGCGCAACGCCGCCGCCCACGGGGTGAGCCGCGACGCCGGATTCGACCCCGCCGCCCTGGACACCGAGGCCGACTCGGCCCTGCTGGGTGCCCTCGCCCAGTTCCCCGCACAGGTCGCCCAGGCCACGGAGTTGCGCGAGCCGCACCGCATCGCCCGCTACCTGGAATCCCTGGCCGCCACCTACCACGCCTGGTACGGCCAGTGCCGCGTCACCCCCCGCAGTGACGACCCGGTCGAGGCCGGTCACGTCGCCCGCCTGTGGCTCAACGACGCGGTCACCCAGGTTCTGCGCACGGGCCTTGGCCTGCTGGGCGTGAGCGCCCCCGAGAGGATGTGACATGAACGAGGCCGACTCCGTCCCGGTTGGCTCCCTCGTCTGCCCCGGCCCCGAGGAGCGCCCCGACCTGTGGCCGTGGAGCGCCGCGCGCACGGGCGGCGTGCTACACGTGGGCGGCGCCGACCTGACGCGGATCGCCTCGGACTATGGCACTCCCACCTTCGTCCTTGACGTCGCCTCGCTGCGGGGGCGCGCCCGCGTGTGGGCCTCGGCGATGGCCGAGGAGTTCTGGGAGGGCTACGGCATGAGCGGCGGCGACGCCTTCTACGCGGGCAAGGCCTTCCTGAGCGCCGACGTCGCCCGCATCGTGGCGGAGGAGGGGCTGGGCGTCGACACCGCCTCCCTGGGGGAGCTCACGCTCGCGCTGCGCGCCGGCGTGGACCCCTCGCGCATCGGCCTGCACGGCAACAACAAGTCGGACCGTGAGATCCGTCTGGCCTTGGAGGCAGGCATCCACCGGATCTTCATCGACTCGATGGACGAGGTTCGCCAGGTTGAGCGCATCGCCGCCGACATGGGGGTCAGCGCCCCCGTCATGGTGCGCCTGAAGTCCGGCATCCACGCCGGCGGCAACGAATACATCGCCACCGCCCACGAGGATCAGAAGTTCGGCCTGTCCCTGGCCAGCGGCCAGGCCCTAGGCGCCGTGAGGGCCATCCAGCGCGCCTCCCACCTGGACCTTCGCGGCCTGCACAGCCACATCGGCTCGCAGATCTTCGGCACGGCTGCCTTTGTCGAGGCCGCGCGAAAGGTCATCGACTTCGCCGCCCTCGTGCGCGAGCGCCTTGGCCTGGAGGTGTCCGCGATCGACCTGGGTGGGGGAGTGGGCATCGCCTACACCGCCCAGGACCCGGTGCCGACCTCGCCGGTGGAGGTGGCTCGCGCCCTGGCGGGCGTCGTGCGCGAGCGCTGCGCCCATCACGGCCTGCCCATCCCGCGCGTGACGGTCGAGCCCGGGCGCTCGATCGCCGGGCCGTCGATGGTGATGCTTTACCGCGTGGGCGTCGTCAAGGACGTGTCGCTTGAGGGCGGGGGAGTGCGCCGCTACGTGGCGATCGACGGGGGGATGTCGGATAACATTCGGCCGGTCCTGTACGGCGCTGCCTACACGGCGACCCTGGCCAACCGCGACGGGTCCACCGCGCTCGCCCGCTGTCGTGTCGTGGGCAAGCACTGCGAGAGTGGGGACATCGTCATCCGTGACGTTGACCTTCCGGCCGACATTGCGGGCGGTGACCTGCTGGCGGTGCCCGCGGTGGGCGCCTACGGGTATTCCATGGCGTCGAACTACAATATGGCGACCAAGCCGGGTGTCCTGGCCGTCGAGGACGGCGAGGCCCACTGGTTCCTGCGCCCCCAGAGCGTCGATCACCTGCTCGCCCTCGACGCGGGTCTGGAGTAGCAAGCGCGTCAAGGGCGGAGGGGCAGATCTTGAGGAGTGAGCTTAGGTAAGCCTTGGTTTTGTTGTTACTGACAAAGTCTTGGATGATGGGCTGGGCTGCGAAAGCCGCCGACATCCTGACAGTGACACACGAAAGCCGAGGAATCATGCGCCGCACCGCCGCACGCATCGGGATCATCGCCGCCCTCGCCCTGTCCATGGGCGTGGCCACGGCGACCGCTCCTCCCACCCACGCCGACGCCCCCGCCCCCCTCGTCTCCGCGCCTCGCGCCAATGACGATGAGATGAACTACGCGATCAACCTCGCGAGCGCCGCCAGCGCCGAGGATTTTGAGCGCGCGCTCGCCCTCGTTCCCTCCGTCGGCGGGGCAGCGCTCGCCTCCTACCCCGAGATCGGCACATTTTTCGCCCAGAGCGCCACGCCTTCCTTCGCCCCCGACCTGGCGGCCGCCCTGAAGAAGGCGGGGGTGGGCGTCCATTCCATTGGCCCGACCCGCGTGGCCCCGGTCCTCTACTACGAGCGCGTCCAGCTGCCCGCCCCGGCAGGCGCCCAGCCGCCGACCCAGGGCACCGAACCCGCGACGGCGAGCGGCGCGACTCCCGCCCAGGCGAGCGGCGCGACTCCCGATGGCGGCCTGAGCGCGGTCGGAGAGGAAACCGTCACCGAGGCCGACTCCGGCACCGGGGAGGCCATCTTCAACTGGGGGGCCACGGAGATGAAGGCCGCCGAGGCCGCGGCGGTGGACGTGAGGCGCGCGCCCGTGAGCGTGGCCGTCGTGGACTCCGGCGTCGAGGACACCCACCCGGACCTGGAGGGGCGCGTCGACACGACTCGTTCCGTGAAGTGCTCGGTCAATGGCGTGGCCACGCAGGAGGTCAACGGGTGGCGCGACGAGTTCTACCACGGCACGCACGTCGCTGGCATCATTGCCGCCAACCACAACGGCGTCGGCATCGACGGGATCGCCCCCAACGCGAGCATCGTGGCCATTCAGGCGACCAACGACAACCGCCTCATCTACCCCGAATACGTGGCCTGCGCGTTCATGTGGGCGGCCAGCCACGGCGTGGACATCGTCAACAACTCCTACTCGATGGACCCCTGGGTGTACTGGAGTCCGACCGACCCCGAGCAGGCGGCCGGCCTGGAGGGCGCGACGCGTGCCATCAGATACGCCCAGGGCAAGGGGCTGGCGGTCATCGCCGCCGCCGGCAACGAGGGCGTCGACATCGACAACCCGAGCATCGACAACGCGTCTCCGACGGATGTCCCCGCTCCCACCAAGAACCGTCCGGTGGCCGGTTCCATCCGCGTTCCCTCCATGCTCGACGGGGTCGCCCAGGTCAGCGCCGTCAAGCAGGCCTACGGGGTCGTGCCCGGGCGCGTGTCCCTGATGCGCGCCGACTTCTCCAACTACGGAACGACCATCGACTTCGCCGCCCCGGGCGACCAGATCTACTCGACGGCTCCGCTGCTCTTCTACCGCAGCGGGTACGCCGTCGCGGATGGAACGTCCATGGCGACCCCGCACGTGTCCGGCGTCGCCGCCCTCATCAAGTCGATCCACCCCGAGTACACGGGCGCGCAGGTCATCGACCTGATGCGCAAGCAGGCGGCCGCCAACTACGGCCTCCTCAACGCCCCGACCGACTCCCACGAATACCGGGGCGCCGGCCTGCCGATCGCCCTGGACGCGGTCCTGAAGGACCAGCCCCAGCCGGTCATCGGCCCGCTCGAGTACTCGAGCGACGGCCGCACCTGGCACAGCCTCGACGGCGCTACGCTCGCCGGAACCGTGTCCGTTCGCGCCACCGTGTCCGGCCCCGTGACCGCAGCCCGCATGGTGGCGGGGGAGCGCGAGCTCGCCTCCACCCAGGGGGATGGGGCCGCGTCGGACACCTCGGTGACGCTGCAGGCCGACGGCGTGGACGCGGCCAGTCTGCGCTCTCCACTGGAGGAGGGGCCGTTGAGCGTGCGGGTCGAGGCATCGGGCCGCAACAACGACCCTCGCGCGGACGACGACACCTCCGCTCAGGTGTCCTTCACGGTCGCCTCCGACGAGGACCGGGCCGGGCGCTGGGTGCGCGACGCGCTCGGCTGGTGGTGGCGTTTCGAGGACGGAACATACCCCGTCTCCACCGTGAGGCGCATCGACGGGCAGCTCTACCGGTTCGACGCACGCGGCTACATGGTGACCGGATGGGTGAAGGACGGGGGATCCTGGTACTACCACGGCCTCGGCGGAGCCCAGGCGACCGGATGGGTGCAGGACGCGGGCTCCTGGTACTACCTGGACGACTCGGGCGCCATGGTCACGGGCTGGCTCCCCTACGCGGGCTCCTGGTACTACCTGGACGGCTCGGGCGCCATGGTCACGGGCTGGCTCCCCTACGCGGGCTCCTGGTACTACCTGGACGGCTCGGGCGCCATGGTCACGGGCTGGCTCCCCTACGCGGGCTCCTGGTACTACCTGGATGACTCGGGCGCGATGGTGACGGGCACCCGCGTGATCGAGGGACGCGAGTACTCCTTCGACGCCGCCGGGCGCCTGCGCGAGCAGTAGGGTGACGAGGCGGGCCGCGCTCCTTCGGGTGCGCGGCCCGCGCCGAGCCAGCTGAACGTCCGCTTAAGCGACGCTGAATTTGTGCTTGGTGACAAACTCTAGGATCATGATCACACGCATGCACGCCGCAGTGCACGCACCAGTGAGTACCCGAAAGTTGAGGAATCATGCGCCGCACCGCCGCACGCATCGGAACTGTCGCGGCTCTCGCCCTGTCCATGGGCGTGGCCGCCGCGAGCGCCCCGCCAGCCTGGGCCGACAACCTCGGCCCCCTCGTCTCATCCACCCGCGCCGCCGACGGCGTCATGAACTACGCCGTCAATCTCGCTGGCACCGCCGACGCCGAGGATGTTGAGCGTGCGCTCGCGCTCGTTCCCTCCCTCGGTGGGGCTGCGCTCGCCTCCTACCCGGAGATCGGCACGTTCTTCGCCCAAAGCTCCTCGGCCTCGTTTGCCCCCGACCTGGCCGCGGCGCTGTCCAAGGCTGGGGTGGGTGTCCATTCCATTGGCCCGACCCGCGTGGCCCCCGTCCCCGATTCCGAGCGCGTCGAACCGCCCGCCCCGGCACCCGACGCCGACAAGCCCGCCCCGGCGCCGCAGACGAATCCGGCCCACGCCACCAATCCGGAGGTCCAGGCGGACCCTGCGGCGAGCGAGGGGCAGGGCGGCGATCCTGAGACTTCTCCCGCAGGCGGCGGCACGGAGTCGGTGCGCGACGAGGACGCTGCCGAGGCCAGCGCCGAGGAGGCGGTCTCCAACTGGGGAGCGCAGGCCATGAGCGCGTCGGATGCCGCGGCCGTGCCGATGGCGCACGCGCCCGTGCGCGTCGGTGTCATCGACTCCGGTATCGATGACACCCACCCCGACCTCGTGGGCCGCGTGGATCAGTCGCGCTCCGTGTCCTGCAGTGTCAACGGCATCGCCTCCCAGGCCTACGGCTCCTGGAGGGACCCCTACTTCCACGGTACGCACGTCGCAGGCGTCATTGCCGCCAACCACAACGGCATCGGCATCGACGGCATCGCGCCCACGGCGACCCTCGTGTCCATCAAGGCCGCGGGCGCCGAAGGGCTCATCTACCCCGAGTACGTGACGTGCGCGTTCATGTGGGCCTCCAGCCACGACATCGACATCGTCAACAACTCCTACTCCATGGACCCGTGGCTGTACTGGAGCGCCACCGACCCGGAGCAGGCCGCCGGACTGGAGGGGGCGACCCGCTCCATCAAGCACGCCCAGGCCAAGGGCCTGGCGGTCATCGCCTCGGCGGGAAACAACGCGGCCGACAACGACAATCCCACAGTCGATAGCTCCTCGCCGACCGACACGGACAACCCCATCAAGGACCGTCCCGTCAAGGGCTCCATCCGGGTCCCCGGCATGGTCGCCGGGGTCAGCCAGGTCAGCGCCCTCCGCCAGGTCGGCTCCGGGGAGAACCCCGCGTGGTCGACCCTGGAGCGCGCCGCCTTCTCCAACTATGGCACGACCATTGACTTCGCGGCCCCCGGCGACGGCATCTACTCCACGGTGCCCACCTCCCTCTACGCCTCGGGCTACGCCAAGGCCAGCGGGACATCCATGGCGACCCCGCACGTGACGGGCATCGCCGCCCTGGTCAAGTCCATCCACCCGACTTACACGGGCGCCCAGGTGATCGGCCTCATGCGTAAGCAGGCCGCCATGGAGTACACGCGCCTGGCCGCGCCCGAGGACGGCAAGGAGTACCGCGGCTACGGCTTCATCAACGCCCTGACCGTCATGCGCCGCGACCAGCCCCAGCCGACCGTGACCTCCATCCAGTACCGGGTGGGCAAGGGCGAGTGGAAGGACCTCGACGGGGCGACCCTGCCCGCCGGCCCCGTTTCCTTCTACGCGCAGGCCGACGCCCCGATCAGCCACCTCCACATGGACGTGGCCGGGCTGGCCAGCGTGGACCGCCCCGGCTCCGGCAAGTACGTGGACGAGCCGCTGGGCGTCTCCGCGGAGAACGTGGACCTGTCCTCGCTGATCCCGTCGGGCGCCGAGGCCGCGACCGCGCGCGTCCAGGTCAGCGCCAGCGGCATCAACTTCGACCGCCAGGCCGACGACGACACGGGCCGCGAGGCGGTCTTCACGCT
Proteins encoded:
- a CDS encoding S8 family serine peptidase; the encoded protein is MRRTAARIGIIAALALSMGVATATAPPTHADAPAPLVSAPRANDDEMNYAINLASAASAEDFERALALVPSVGGAALASYPEIGTFFAQSATPSFAPDLAAALKKAGVGVHSIGPTRVAPVLYYERVQLPAPAGAQPPTQGTEPATASGATPAQASGATPDGGLSAVGEETVTEADSGTGEAIFNWGATEMKAAEAAAVDVRRAPVSVAVVDSGVEDTHPDLEGRVDTTRSVKCSVNGVATQEVNGWRDEFYHGTHVAGIIAANHNGVGIDGIAPNASIVAIQATNDNRLIYPEYVACAFMWAASHGVDIVNNSYSMDPWVYWSPTDPEQAAGLEGATRAIRYAQGKGLAVIAAAGNEGVDIDNPSIDNASPTDVPAPTKNRPVAGSIRVPSMLDGVAQVSAVKQAYGVVPGRVSLMRADFSNYGTTIDFAAPGDQIYSTAPLLFYRSGYAVADGTSMATPHVSGVAALIKSIHPEYTGAQVIDLMRKQAAANYGLLNAPTDSHEYRGAGLPIALDAVLKDQPQPVIGPLEYSSDGRTWHSLDGATLAGTVSVRATVSGPVTAARMVAGERELASTQGDGAASDTSVTLQADGVDAASLRSPLEEGPLSVRVEASGRNNDPRADDDTSAQVSFTVASDEDRAGRWVRDALGWWWRFEDGTYPVSTVRRIDGQLYRFDARGYMVTGWVKDGGSWYYHGLGGAQATGWVQDAGSWYYLDDSGAMVTGWLPYAGSWYYLDGSGAMVTGWLPYAGSWYYLDGSGAMVTGWLPYAGSWYYLDDSGAMVTGTRVIEGREYSFDAAGRLREQ